From the Oncorhynchus nerka isolate Pitt River linkage group LG20, Oner_Uvic_2.0, whole genome shotgun sequence genome, one window contains:
- the LOC115103037 gene encoding C-C chemokine receptor type 3-like, whose amino-acid sequence MGEYEDFLAFLNEDNYTDYNDSVDPSYVMDDIVKLCGKTEVNRFGAKFIPTFYTINFLLSVVGNGLVLCIIYKYEKLTSVTNIFLLNLVISDLLFASSLPFWATYHSSEWIFGPYMCKLVGSVYFIGFYSSILFLTLMTFDRYLAVVHAINAAKRRRKIYACVSSAVVWCISLLASVKELVLYNVWKDSQSEHFCEETGFSKEIMNKWKLVGYYQQFVIFFLLPLAMVMYCYVRITVRIMSTRMREKCRAVKLIFVIVFAFFVCWTPYNIVILLRALQISNSHSSEDCSDVLDYALYVTRNIAYLYCCVSPVFYTFVGKKFQSHFRKLLAKHIPCLKSHNHTSHSSQSRTTSQKSPHTMYVY is encoded by the coding sequence ATGGGGGAGTATGAAGACTTCTTGGCTTTTTTGAATGAGGACAATTATACAGATTATAACGACTCTGTAGACCCCAGCTATGTCATGGATGATATTGTGAAACTGTGTGGTAAAACTGAGGTAAACAGATTTGGAGCCAAGTTCATCCCAACATTCTACACCATCAATTTCCTGCTGAGTGTGGTTGGGAATGGGCTGGTTCTATGCATTATCTACAAATACGAGAAGCTCACTTCCGTCACCAACATCTTCCTCCTTAACCTGGTCATCTCTGACCTGCTGTTTGCGTCCAGTTTGCCCTTCTGGGCCACTTACCACTCCTCTGAGTGGATCTTTGGCCCGTACATGTGCAAGCTGGTGGGCAGCGTGTACTTCATCGGATTCTACAGCTCcatcctcttcctcactctcaTGACCTTTGACCGATACCTGGCTGTGGTCCATGCCATTAACGCTGCCAAACGGAGGAGGAAGATCTACGCCTGCGTCTCCTCGGCAGTTGTGTGGTGTATCAGCCTTCTGGCCAGCGTCAAGGAGTTAGTTCTGTACAACGTCTGGAAGGATTCTCAATCCGAACACTTTTGTGAGGAGACAGGCTTCTCCAAGGAGATCATGAACAAATGGAAGCTGGTGGGTTACTATCAGCAGTTTGTTATCTTCTTTCTACTTCCTTTGGCCATGGTCATGTACTGCTATGTTAGAATCACAGTCCGAATCATGTCAACCCGGATGAGAGAGAAGTGTAGGGCAGTCAAGCTGATTTTTGTGATTGTATTTGCATTTTTCGTGTGCTGGACCCCATACAATATTGTGATACTGCTGAGAGCCCTCCAGATCTCCAACAGTCATAGTTCTGAGGACTGCTCTGATGTGCTTGACTACGCTCTGTATGTGACTAGGAATATAGCATACCTCTACTGTTGTGTAAGCCCTGTTTTCTACACGTTTGTTGGGAAAAAGTTTCAAAGCCACTTTAGGAAACTACTTGCAAAGCATATCCCATGTCTGAAGAGTCATAACCACACTAGCCATAGTAGCCAAAGTAGAACAACTTCTCAGAAAAGCCCACATACCATGTATGTATACTAG